From a single Fundidesulfovibrio terrae genomic region:
- the mqnB gene encoding futalosine hydrolase: protein MDDTARRGPQAPLALVTATQGEMRAALAGLSSPEPEIPARGAAMARLAGRETLLIVTGVGPVNAALELGAALGRHEISGVLNLGVAGSFDLDAAPLEAAVAADAEVYADYGVVGPDGLADASGFAFPQLRAGGQSVVQRIGLDPLAAAQAMGLTLPAGLVSGTAITVAGITGCPERATALAGRHGALSESMEGFSLALGCASRGVPFLEVRTISNRVGERDRAKWKLEQALAGLGALLAGLIAGPGPR, encoded by the coding sequence ATGGACGACACCGCACGGCGCGGCCCGCAAGCGCCCCTGGCCCTGGTCACGGCCACGCAGGGCGAGATGCGCGCGGCCTTGGCCGGACTGTCGTCCCCGGAGCCGGAGATTCCCGCTCGCGGCGCGGCCATGGCCCGGCTGGCCGGACGCGAGACGCTGCTGATCGTGACCGGCGTGGGTCCGGTGAACGCGGCCCTGGAGCTGGGAGCGGCGCTTGGGCGGCATGAAATTTCCGGGGTGCTCAATCTCGGAGTGGCCGGCAGCTTCGACCTGGACGCGGCTCCGCTGGAAGCCGCGGTTGCGGCCGACGCGGAAGTGTACGCGGATTACGGGGTCGTCGGCCCCGACGGCCTGGCCGACGCATCCGGTTTCGCCTTTCCGCAGTTGCGGGCTGGCGGCCAAAGCGTTGTTCAGCGCATAGGGCTCGATCCGCTCGCCGCCGCGCAGGCCATGGGGCTTACGCTGCCTGCCGGACTCGTCTCCGGGACGGCCATCACCGTGGCCGGGATCACCGGATGTCCGGAGCGCGCCACGGCCCTGGCCGGACGCCACGGGGCGCTCTCGGAGAGCATGGAGGGATTTTCCCTGGCCCTTGGCTGCGCAAGCCGAGGCGTGCCTTTTTTGGAGGTGCGGACCATCTCCAACCGTGTTGGGGAGCGCGACCGCGCCAAATGGAAGCTCGAACAGGCCCTGGCTGGCCTTGGGGCCCTGCTGGCTGGGCTGATTGCCGGCCCAGGCCCGCGATAA
- a CDS encoding AIR synthase-related protein codes for MLFRVEVAPKSNIPDVPGRRAAMRITHELGVAVDDASVVKTYTVAGLSREEAQQAVDAAALHDPVSHTASLSPLASGFDWIVEVGFRPGVTDNEGRTAKETLALVLGLPKERAKTLAVYTSAQFALKGTLDLKQVEHIARDHLCNELIQRFEVKSAEEWAKAPGFEPKAAQVTGKSCDDVAVVDLAAMSDAELMAFSRDNVLALSLEEMQAIRAHYADPAVAASRKAAGLSAHPTDAELEVLAQTWSEHCKHKIFAADIDYLNTETGRRQAISSLYKTYVQGSTAKIRESMGAGDICLSVFKDNAGVIRFTEGHHLCVKVETHNSPSALDPYGGALTGIVGVNRDPMGTGMGANLLCNTDVFCFASPFYDEALPPRLLHPRRVMEGVREGVEHGGNKSGIPTVNGSVVFHERFLGKPLVFCGTVGVMPATLDGKPSYQKKALPGDFIVMTGGRIGKDGIHGATFSSEELHEGSPATAVQIGDPITQRKMYDFLMRARDTGLYHAITDNGAGGLSSSVGEMAGDSGGAEVDLSKAPLKYDGLRPWEILLSEAQERMTCAVGPDQIERFMALAAEMDVEATVLGRFNDSGRFTVTYGEKPVASLDMDFLHEGTPRMALSAVWERPAGKDSPLPAATDHGALLTRMLGRLNICSKEYMIRQYDHEVKGSSVVKPLVGVLRDGPADAAVIRPVVSRQEALVLSHGICPKYSDLDAYWMMAGAIDEAVRNAVATGGDISHMAGVDNFCWCDPVESDKTPDGRYKLAQLVRANQALAHFCQAYGVPCVSGKDSMKNDYTGGGSKISIPPTVLFTVLSVIPDASEAMTSDFKQSGDVIYVLGLTRPELGGSELADELKLSMAEVPQVDALSARKRYESMRKAAKGRQVNACHDCSDGGLAVALAEMCIGGRLGADVDLSRVPVSPDCLSPLEILYSESHSRFVVGVPSGNVPSFEKLFAGQWMAPIGRVTTDGKLTVKCGGETLLSEDVETLAEAFKATLDW; via the coding sequence ATGCTCTTTCGGGTGGAAGTAGCTCCGAAATCCAATATCCCGGACGTTCCCGGCCGCCGCGCGGCCATGCGCATAACCCATGAACTGGGCGTGGCCGTGGACGACGCCTCCGTGGTTAAGACCTACACCGTGGCCGGGCTTTCCCGCGAGGAAGCCCAGCAGGCCGTGGATGCGGCCGCGCTGCACGATCCCGTCTCCCACACGGCCTCGCTTTCGCCCCTGGCCTCGGGCTTCGACTGGATCGTGGAGGTGGGCTTCCGCCCCGGCGTCACCGACAATGAAGGCCGCACCGCCAAGGAGACCCTGGCCCTGGTGCTGGGCCTGCCCAAGGAGCGCGCCAAGACGCTGGCCGTGTACACCTCGGCCCAGTTCGCCCTGAAGGGGACGCTTGATCTCAAGCAGGTGGAGCACATCGCCCGCGACCACCTGTGCAACGAACTCATCCAACGCTTCGAGGTGAAGTCCGCCGAGGAATGGGCCAAGGCCCCCGGCTTCGAACCCAAGGCCGCCCAGGTAACGGGCAAGTCTTGCGACGACGTGGCCGTGGTGGACCTGGCCGCCATGAGCGACGCCGAGCTCATGGCCTTCTCGCGCGACAACGTCCTGGCCCTGTCTCTCGAGGAGATGCAGGCCATCCGCGCCCACTACGCCGACCCAGCCGTGGCCGCCTCCCGCAAGGCCGCCGGGCTTTCGGCGCACCCCACCGACGCCGAGCTCGAAGTGCTGGCCCAGACCTGGTCCGAGCACTGCAAACACAAGATCTTCGCCGCCGACATCGACTACCTGAACACCGAGACCGGACGCCGCCAGGCCATTTCCAGCCTGTACAAGACCTACGTGCAGGGCTCCACGGCCAAAATCCGCGAGAGCATGGGCGCCGGCGACATCTGCCTGTCCGTGTTCAAGGACAACGCGGGCGTCATCCGCTTCACCGAAGGCCACCACCTCTGCGTCAAGGTGGAGACCCACAACTCCCCCTCGGCCCTGGACCCCTACGGCGGGGCCCTCACCGGCATCGTGGGCGTCAACCGCGACCCCATGGGCACGGGCATGGGCGCCAACCTCTTGTGCAACACCGACGTGTTCTGCTTCGCTTCTCCCTTTTACGACGAGGCGCTGCCGCCGAGACTCCTGCACCCACGACGGGTGATGGAAGGCGTGCGCGAGGGCGTGGAGCATGGCGGCAACAAGTCCGGCATCCCCACCGTGAACGGCTCGGTGGTGTTCCACGAACGCTTCCTGGGCAAGCCCCTGGTGTTCTGCGGCACGGTGGGCGTCATGCCCGCCACGCTTGACGGCAAGCCCAGCTACCAGAAGAAGGCCCTTCCCGGCGACTTCATCGTGATGACCGGCGGACGCATCGGCAAGGACGGCATCCACGGGGCCACCTTCTCCTCCGAGGAGCTGCACGAGGGCTCCCCGGCCACGGCCGTGCAGATCGGCGACCCCATCACCCAGCGCAAGATGTACGACTTCCTCATGCGCGCCCGGGACACCGGCCTGTACCACGCCATCACCGACAACGGCGCGGGCGGCCTGTCCTCGTCGGTGGGCGAGATGGCGGGCGACAGCGGCGGCGCGGAGGTGGACCTTTCCAAGGCTCCCCTCAAGTACGACGGCCTGCGCCCGTGGGAGATCCTGCTCTCCGAGGCCCAGGAGCGCATGACCTGCGCCGTGGGCCCGGACCAGATCGAGCGCTTCATGGCCCTGGCCGCCGAGATGGACGTGGAAGCCACCGTGCTCGGGCGCTTCAACGATTCGGGCCGGTTCACCGTGACCTACGGCGAAAAGCCCGTGGCCTCCCTGGACATGGATTTCCTGCACGAGGGCACCCCGCGCATGGCGCTTTCCGCCGTGTGGGAGCGTCCCGCAGGCAAGGACTCGCCCCTGCCCGCAGCCACGGACCATGGCGCGCTGCTTACGCGCATGCTCGGCAGGCTGAACATCTGCTCCAAGGAGTACATGATCCGCCAGTACGACCACGAGGTGAAGGGGTCCAGCGTGGTCAAGCCCCTGGTGGGGGTCCTGCGCGACGGCCCGGCCGACGCCGCGGTGATCCGCCCGGTGGTCTCGCGCCAGGAGGCGCTGGTGCTCTCCCACGGCATCTGCCCCAAGTATTCCGACCTGGACGCCTACTGGATGATGGCCGGCGCCATCGACGAGGCCGTGCGCAACGCCGTGGCCACGGGCGGCGACATCAGCCACATGGCGGGCGTGGACAACTTCTGCTGGTGCGACCCGGTCGAGTCCGACAAGACCCCGGACGGGCGCTACAAGCTGGCCCAGCTGGTGCGCGCCAACCAGGCCCTGGCCCACTTCTGCCAAGCCTACGGCGTGCCCTGCGTCTCCGGCAAGGACTCCATGAAGAACGACTACACCGGTGGCGGGTCCAAGATATCCATCCCGCCCACGGTGCTCTTCACCGTCCTTTCGGTGATCCCGGATGCTTCCGAAGCCATGACCTCGGACTTCAAGCAGTCCGGGGACGTGATCTACGTGCTGGGTCTCACCCGCCCGGAACTGGGCGGATCGGAGCTGGCCGACGAGCTGAAGCTGTCCATGGCCGAAGTCCCCCAGGTGGATGCCCTCTCGGCCCGCAAACGCTACGAGAGCATGCGCAAGGCGGCCAAGGGCCGTCAGGTGAATGCCTGCCACGACTGCTCCGACGGCGGCCTGGCCGTGGCCCTGGCCGAGATGTGCATCGGCGGCCGCCTGGGCGCGGACGTTGACCTCTCGCGGGTGCCCGTGAGCCCCGACTGCCTGTCTCCCCTGGAGATTCTCTACTCCGAGAGCCACTCGCGCTTCGTGGTGGGAGTGCCCTCCGGCAACGTGCCCAGCTTCGAGAAGCTCTTCGCCGGGCAGTGGATGGCCCCCATCGGCCGCGTCACCACGGACGGCAAGCTGACCGTGAAGTGCGGCGGCGAGACGCTTCTCAGCGAGGATGTGGAAACCCTGGCCGAGGCGTTCAAGGCCACCCTGGACT
- a CDS encoding nucleotide sugar dehydrogenase produces MVSFEELKAGQAKLAVVGLGYVGLPLAVALARHFNVVGFDISARRIERLREGIDDTGEVDAAALAQVTVDYTADPAKLSECRLLIVAVPTPIDSHRSPDLHPVRSASITVGKELKPGSVVVYESTVYPGLTEEVCQPLLEEHSGLTCGKDFFLGYSPERINPGDKVNTLETIVKVVSGQTEAVREMLCAVYGSVVSAGVHRASSIKVAEAAKIIENTQRDLNIALMNELALICEKVGIDTQEVLEAAGSKWNFLPFRPGLVGGHCIGVDPYYLTFLAEGLGLHPQVILAGRRINDSMGKHVAEVCIKRLIAAKRPISGATVGVWGLTFKENVPDLRNTKVVDVIRELEEYGVRVKVHDPMADHEEAMHEYGLTLSPIEDFTNLEALIVAVGHQAYKDMPVPALKGRFAAKDAGLLMDIRGTFDKAAVAAAGLSYWRL; encoded by the coding sequence ATGGTCTCGTTCGAAGAACTGAAAGCAGGCCAAGCGAAGCTGGCCGTTGTCGGCCTGGGCTACGTGGGCCTGCCCCTGGCGGTGGCGCTCGCCCGGCATTTCAACGTGGTGGGCTTCGATATTTCCGCCCGGCGCATCGAGCGCCTGCGCGAAGGCATCGACGACACCGGCGAAGTGGACGCGGCCGCCCTGGCCCAGGTCACGGTAGACTACACCGCCGACCCCGCGAAGCTTTCCGAATGCCGCCTGCTCATCGTGGCCGTGCCCACCCCCATCGACTCCCACCGCAGCCCGGACCTGCATCCCGTGCGCTCGGCCTCCATCACCGTGGGTAAAGAGCTCAAGCCCGGCAGCGTGGTGGTCTACGAGTCCACCGTGTATCCCGGCCTCACCGAGGAGGTCTGCCAGCCCCTCCTGGAGGAGCACTCGGGCCTGACCTGCGGCAAGGACTTTTTCCTGGGCTATTCCCCCGAGCGCATCAATCCCGGCGACAAGGTGAACACCCTGGAGACCATCGTGAAGGTGGTGTCCGGCCAGACCGAGGCCGTGCGCGAGATGCTCTGCGCCGTGTACGGCTCCGTGGTGAGCGCGGGCGTGCACCGGGCCAGCTCCATCAAGGTGGCCGAGGCGGCCAAGATCATCGAGAACACCCAGCGCGACCTGAACATCGCCCTCATGAACGAGCTGGCGCTCATCTGCGAGAAGGTGGGCATCGACACGCAGGAGGTGCTGGAAGCAGCGGGATCCAAGTGGAACTTCCTGCCCTTCCGGCCGGGCCTCGTCGGCGGCCACTGCATCGGCGTGGACCCCTACTACCTGACATTCCTGGCCGAGGGGCTGGGCCTGCACCCCCAGGTGATCCTGGCCGGACGGCGCATCAACGACTCCATGGGCAAGCACGTGGCCGAGGTGTGCATCAAGCGCCTCATAGCGGCCAAGCGGCCCATCAGCGGGGCCACCGTGGGCGTGTGGGGCCTGACCTTCAAGGAGAACGTGCCGGACCTGCGCAACACCAAAGTAGTGGACGTGATCCGCGAACTGGAGGAATACGGAGTGCGCGTCAAGGTGCACGATCCCATGGCCGACCACGAGGAAGCCATGCACGAGTACGGGCTTACGCTCTCGCCGATCGAAGATTTCACGAACCTTGAGGCTCTCATCGTGGCCGTGGGCCACCAGGCGTACAAGGACATGCCCGTTCCTGCCCTGAAGGGCCGTTTCGCCGCCAAGGACGCGGGCCTGCTCATGGACATCAGGGGCACTTTCGACAAGGCCGCCGTGGCCGCCGCCGGACTCTCCTACTGGAGGTTGTAG
- a CDS encoding sensor domain-containing diguanylate cyclase: protein MTNPIASLRQCMQITFPPVMLQLLEEAVKPSPDFEVIARVLAMDPVLTATVLNLANSPYYGSTQKVTDLKRAATILGTKEILKIALSVTYQKHLNEAFERRGIDFFSNWRLTIWSAIAAELLAEHLCRELADQAYLTALLKDISLLLLVCADPSKFAGTAHGPVITAFVPGQIEEERDIWHTDHCQLTTQLLDDWHIPLQSATCVDNHHDYEGLDSYDPLTQCIILATRWSELELGSAENPTAIIHFRAMLQRRLSLSQEEIEELLNRCAQRFQSVLSTLGIAESAPNERYYQHTLKLMQEYHFLASEVAQASGGKADVATIIGRHLRWEWGIESWELALGIPAYDSWDLFISNTAHGIERRKAENGFESLAWSLAQGASVTYPLRTNGLVLGELRLTRKGLAPDTARQVELYLRFVSQSYENFALRQTVLETKAHTLDQLPVGVARLSPKGRILEINDRLRQFLGVAGDGKGMDLWAALGEGKGFSRDTEWDSFLADPESASLHKIFCLWKGESHVTDACVYLAAEKRQWQGRSEILLFLEDVTLVSGWEFKALKQGEFLEKLVKSMRDAVFTIDPVGRITFASPRVSQLLEKNIFQIAKPVTSYQGPWDPELLTGAPAPVEAVLSAGEEFGHTLELVFSPLPKTPGGQKQWLVVGRDITVVRRLEEKLKRLALFDGLTGLLNHYQFHVILDREAQRSRRTGRKMGLMFFDMDNFKTINDTKGHQAGDEVLRAISRILKSRLRTGMDYPCRYGGDEFAVVVTEIEPPQLEHLASRVSKAVDDQFKGLLGLSVGLAMLGETESPSSLLRRADKASYTAKNQGGHRILWAGDD from the coding sequence ATGACCAATCCCATCGCTTCGCTGCGCCAGTGCATGCAGATCACCTTCCCCCCGGTGATGCTGCAGCTCCTGGAGGAGGCGGTCAAGCCCTCGCCCGACTTCGAAGTCATCGCCAGGGTGCTGGCCATGGACCCGGTGCTCACCGCCACCGTGCTCAACCTGGCCAACTCGCCCTACTACGGCTCCACCCAGAAGGTCACGGACCTTAAACGCGCCGCCACCATTCTGGGCACCAAGGAAATCCTCAAGATCGCCCTGTCGGTCACCTACCAGAAGCACCTGAACGAGGCCTTCGAGCGCCGGGGCATCGATTTCTTCTCCAACTGGCGCCTCACCATATGGTCGGCCATCGCCGCCGAACTGCTGGCCGAACACCTCTGCCGGGAACTGGCGGACCAGGCCTACCTCACCGCCCTGCTCAAGGATATCTCGCTTCTCCTGCTGGTCTGCGCCGATCCCTCCAAATTCGCGGGCACGGCCCACGGGCCGGTCATCACCGCCTTTGTGCCCGGCCAGATCGAGGAGGAGCGCGACATCTGGCACACCGACCATTGCCAGCTCACCACCCAGCTCCTCGACGATTGGCACATCCCCCTGCAGAGCGCCACCTGCGTGGACAACCACCACGACTATGAGGGGCTCGACAGCTACGATCCCCTGACCCAATGCATCATCCTGGCCACCCGATGGTCCGAGCTGGAACTGGGCTCAGCCGAGAACCCCACGGCCATCATCCATTTCCGGGCCATGCTCCAACGCCGCCTGTCCCTGAGCCAGGAGGAAATCGAGGAGCTGCTCAACCGTTGCGCCCAGCGCTTCCAGTCCGTGCTCTCCACCCTGGGCATCGCCGAGTCCGCCCCCAACGAGCGCTATTACCAGCACACCCTTAAGCTCATGCAGGAATACCACTTCCTGGCATCCGAGGTGGCCCAGGCCAGCGGCGGCAAGGCCGATGTGGCCACCATCATCGGACGCCACCTGCGCTGGGAATGGGGCATCGAGAGCTGGGAGCTGGCCCTGGGCATCCCCGCCTACGACAGCTGGGACCTTTTCATATCCAACACGGCGCACGGTATCGAGCGCCGCAAGGCGGAAAACGGCTTCGAGTCGCTGGCGTGGAGCCTCGCGCAAGGCGCTTCCGTCACCTATCCGCTCAGAACGAACGGGCTGGTCCTGGGCGAACTGCGCCTGACCCGCAAGGGCCTGGCTCCTGACACCGCCCGACAGGTCGAGCTCTACCTGCGCTTCGTGAGCCAGAGCTACGAGAACTTCGCCCTGCGCCAGACCGTGCTGGAAACAAAGGCCCACACCCTGGACCAGCTGCCCGTGGGCGTGGCCCGGCTCTCCCCCAAGGGCAGGATACTGGAAATCAACGACCGCCTCCGCCAGTTCCTCGGCGTCGCAGGCGACGGCAAGGGCATGGACCTTTGGGCCGCCCTGGGCGAGGGCAAGGGCTTCTCGCGCGACACCGAGTGGGACAGCTTCCTGGCCGACCCGGAATCCGCCTCGCTGCACAAGATATTCTGCCTCTGGAAGGGTGAGAGCCACGTTACCGACGCCTGCGTCTACCTGGCCGCCGAGAAACGCCAGTGGCAGGGCCGCAGCGAGATACTCCTGTTCCTGGAAGACGTCACCCTGGTCTCAGGCTGGGAATTCAAGGCCCTCAAGCAAGGAGAATTCCTGGAGAAGCTGGTCAAGTCCATGCGCGACGCGGTGTTCACCATCGACCCTGTGGGGCGCATCACCTTCGCCTCGCCGCGCGTCTCGCAGCTGCTGGAAAAGAACATTTTCCAGATCGCCAAGCCGGTCACCAGCTACCAGGGGCCGTGGGACCCGGAACTGCTTACGGGCGCGCCCGCCCCCGTGGAAGCGGTGCTCTCCGCCGGCGAGGAATTCGGCCACACCCTGGAGCTGGTCTTCTCGCCCCTGCCCAAGACTCCCGGCGGCCAGAAGCAGTGGCTGGTGGTGGGCCGCGACATCACCGTGGTGCGCCGCCTGGAGGAGAAGCTCAAGCGCCTGGCCCTGTTCGACGGGCTCACCGGGCTTCTCAACCACTACCAGTTCCACGTCATCCTGGACCGCGAAGCCCAGCGTTCCAGGCGCACAGGCCGCAAGATGGGGCTCATGTTCTTCGACATGGACAACTTCAAGACAATCAACGACACCAAGGGCCACCAGGCCGGGGACGAGGTGCTCAGGGCCATCTCGCGCATCCTGAAGAGCAGGCTGCGCACCGGCATGGACTACCCCTGCCGCTACGGCGGGGACGAGTTCGCAGTGGTGGTCACGGAGATCGAGCCCCCCCAGCTCGAACACCTGGCCTCGCGCGTCAGCAAGGCCGTGGACGACCAGTTCAAGGGGCTCCTGGGCCTCTCCGTGGGCCTGGCCATGCTTGGCGAGACCGAGTCGCCGTCCTCGCTCCTGCGGCGGGCGGACAAGGCGTCCTACACGGCCAAGAACCAGGGCGGGCACCGCATCCTCTGGGCCGGCGACGACTAA
- a CDS encoding polyprenyl synthetase family protein, which yields MNEFADYLARELPKIEECLREHVAELNPYVRPAADHVLAAGGKRLRPLLTILTARALGLGEDEDVYPLACSLELLHSATLLHDDILDDAALRRGKPAAHTVFGTTHTILAGDALLALANSMVARYGKPVLTECLSNAIMKTVSGEIQEIAHIRDVALSMDSYLEIITGKTACLIQSACQAGALMAGAPQALADAAGDFGMNLGIAFQLVDDALDYTSPKEVSGKPKGSDIREGKLTLPLISYIASLDGEHRKRFTQAFKDDTLSEDQLVSALAAVASGGYAEQTRDMAASYLDKAGQCLEAFPDSAEARLLRAALEGMARRDK from the coding sequence ATGAACGAATTCGCCGATTATCTTGCCCGGGAGCTTCCCAAGATCGAAGAGTGCCTGCGCGAACACGTGGCAGAGCTCAACCCCTACGTGCGCCCCGCCGCCGACCACGTGCTGGCCGCCGGGGGCAAGCGCCTGCGCCCGCTGCTCACCATCCTGACGGCGCGGGCCCTGGGCTTGGGAGAGGACGAAGACGTCTATCCCCTGGCCTGCTCGCTGGAGCTTCTGCACTCGGCCACCCTGCTGCACGACGACATCCTGGACGACGCGGCCCTTCGCCGGGGCAAGCCCGCCGCCCACACGGTCTTCGGCACAACCCACACCATTCTGGCCGGGGACGCCCTGCTGGCCCTGGCCAACTCCATGGTGGCCCGCTACGGCAAGCCCGTGCTCACGGAGTGCCTCTCCAACGCCATCATGAAGACGGTGAGCGGCGAAATCCAGGAGATCGCCCACATACGGGACGTGGCGCTCTCCATGGACAGCTATCTGGAGATCATCACCGGCAAGACCGCCTGTCTCATCCAGTCCGCCTGCCAGGCCGGGGCGCTCATGGCCGGGGCTCCGCAAGCCCTGGCCGACGCGGCCGGAGACTTCGGCATGAACCTGGGCATTGCCTTCCAGCTGGTGGACGACGCCCTGGACTACACCTCCCCCAAGGAGGTCTCCGGCAAGCCCAAGGGCTCGGACATCCGCGAGGGCAAGCTGACCCTGCCGCTCATTTCCTACATCGCCAGCCTTGACGGCGAGCACCGGAAAAGGTTTACACAGGCATTCAAGGACGACACCTTGTCCGAAGACCAGTTGGTGTCGGCCCTGGCGGCCGTGGCCTCGGGAGGCTACGCCGAACAGACCCGGGACATGGCAGCCTCCTACCTGGACAAAGCCGGCCAGTGCCTTGAGGCGTTCCCCGACTCGGCCGAAGCCAGACTCCTGCGAGCAGCATTGGAGGGCATGGCCAGACGGGACAAATAA